The genomic DNA ACGCCTCGCCGGTGGTGGCGGGCGACCGCCTCTACCTGCTGTCGGCCGTCGACGCCGATGAGCCGGCCGCCGAAACCGAGGAAGAGGAGCCGGCCGAGGGCCGGCGCCGGCGCGGCGTCGCGCCGGACCGCGAGCTGCACTTCAAGGTGTTCGCCCTCGACCGCACCACCGGCGAGACCGTCTGGGAGCGCACCGCCATCACCACCCGGCCGCACGAGGGCACCCACACGGATGGCTCCTGGGCTGCCGCCTCGGCGGTGACCGACGGCGACCGCGTGTGGGCCTTCTTCGGCTCCCGCGGCATCTACGCCTACAGCCACGCCGGGGAGCTGCTGTGGAAAAAGCAGCTCGGCGAGATGACCACCCGAAACGCCTTTGGAGAAGGCGCGACGCCGATCCTCGCCGGCAACACCCTGGTCATCCCCTGGGACCACGAGGGCGACAGCTTCGCCGTGGCCCTCGACGCTTCGACCGGCGCCGAGCGCTGGCGGGTGACCCGCGACGAACCGACCTCCTGGTCCACCCCGCATGTCGTTGAGGTGACGGGGAAACCGCAGGTGGTGCTGAACGGTACCGGCCGGGTGCGGGCCTACGATCTGGAAAGCGGCAAAGTCGTGTGGGAGGTCGGCGGCATGACGGTCAACGCCATCCCGTCGCCGGTCAGCGCCGACGGCCTGCTCTACGTGATGAGCGGATTCCGCGGCAACATGCTCAAGGCGGTTCGCCTGGCCGGCGCCGAGGGGGACATCACCGGCAAAGAAGCGGTGGTGTGGACCTACGACAAGGACACCCCCTACGTGCCCTCACCGGTGCTTTACAACGGCATCCTCTACTTCTTGAAGCACAACGGCGGCATCTTGACGGCTCTCGACGCCGACTCCGGCAAGGTCCACTACGGCCCGGTGCGCGTCGAGGGCATCGAGGGTGTCTACGCCTCCCTGGTCGCCGCCGACGGCCGAGTCTATGTCACCGGCCGCAACGGCGCCGTCACCGTCCTCGCCGCCGGTCCTGAGATGAAAACCCTCGCCGTCAACTCCCTGGAGGACGCCTTCAACGCCTCGCCGGCGCTGGTGGGCGGTACCCTGTACCTGCGCGGCAGAAGTCACCTGTACGCGATCGCGGAATCCGAAGAGGACCGCAAAAAACCCTCGGCCCCAGGGGCTCGCTAGAGGGCCCGCTCCGTTTCGGCCGACCGGTATCGACACCCGGCTTTCAGCACTTCGCTGGCGAAGTCTAGGGGTCCAGGAAGTATTCGAGTGCGCGTTCGAG from Acidobacteriota bacterium includes the following:
- a CDS encoding PQQ-binding-like beta-propeller repeat protein encodes the protein MIHFARFRAFPALLILGLLAGPAFADWPQWRGPDGNGVAPDANPPVTWGEEKNILYKVEIPGQGHASPVVAGDRLYLLSAVDADEPAAETEEEEPAEGRRRRGVAPDRELHFKVFALDRTTGETVWERTAITTRPHEGTHTDGSWAAASAVTDGDRVWAFFGSRGIYAYSHAGELLWKKQLGEMTTRNAFGEGATPILAGNTLVIPWDHEGDSFAVALDASTGAERWRVTRDEPTSWSTPHVVEVTGKPQVVLNGTGRVRAYDLESGKVVWEVGGMTVNAIPSPVSADGLLYVMSGFRGNMLKAVRLAGAEGDITGKEAVVWTYDKDTPYVPSPVLYNGILYFLKHNGGILTALDADSGKVHYGPVRVEGIEGVYASLVAADGRVYVTGRNGAVTVLAAGPEMKTLAVNSLEDAFNASPALVGGTLYLRGRSHLYAIAESEEDRKKPSAPGAR